ACCGTAAACCGATCGGTTTTCACACGCAAGTCCCCAGCGCCGAGCCGGTGTGCGCCGAACCGCCCCAGGGGCGCCGGGAACTGCGCGACCAGCCCCCACACACACCCGCACCCGCCCGACAACCGAACCCGGCACCCCCCTCACCGCACGCCCGCCGCGTCAAGCAGCGTGACCACCGTCGGCGCGAGCAGACCCCCCTGCGTGTCGACCTTGATCCCCGCCCGGGCGCTCGCGCCGTCGAAGACCAGGATCAGTTGCCGGGCCAGCAACTCCGGATCCCTCGCCCCGCCCTGTTCGGCCTCGGCACGGAAGAAGGCCGTCACGTTGTCCTTCACCCCGCGGGCCACCCGGCTGGCGGGATGGTTCGGATCCTTGAGCTCGATCTGCGCGACCAGATACCGGCAGCCCTGGAAGTCGGCCGCACCCGCCTGCGCCTCGGCCTGCTCGAAGACGTGCAGGATCCGCGCGCGGGGTGGACGGTCGTCGTCCGCCGCCGGAAGGAGTGCCGCCACATAGGCGGAGGCACTCTCCTCCAGGGTGGCCGCCAGCAGTTCGTCCTTGCTCTCGAACAGCTTGTACATGGAGCGCTTGGACACCCCCGCCTCCCTGCACAGCGCGTCGATGCCGATGTTGACGCCGTCTCGGTAGGTGAGCCTCCCCGCCGCCTCCAGCAGGCGCTCTCGGGAGCTTGGCATTGCTTCGGTGGTCATACGGCGAGGTTAACTCGATTCCGGCCTATTGGAAACCGATCGGTTTACGGCGTGCGCGGCAAGGCGGGGCCAGGCGCCGGACAGCACGACGACGGGGGGTGGCGCCAGAACGGCGGCACCCCCCGTCACGGCCCACCCTCAGTGGGCGATCACCGGCTCGCCCTCCGACGGCGCCAGAGCCGCGTTCGGCATCAGGAACGCCGCCAGCACCGCGCCGACCACGAAGATCCCGGCGCCCCACGCCAGCGTGGCCGTGTAGCTCTCGACCCCGGCCTGGGCCATGGTCAGCGCACCCGGCTTGTGCGAGGACAGGTAGTCGGTCGCGGCCGACGAGGCGACGGTGGTCAGCAGCGCCGTACTGATCGAACCGCCCACCTGCTGGCTGGTGTTGATCAGCGCCGAGGCCACACCCG
Above is a window of Streptomyces griseorubiginosus DNA encoding:
- a CDS encoding TetR/AcrR family transcriptional regulator gives rise to the protein MTTEAMPSSRERLLEAAGRLTYRDGVNIGIDALCREAGVSKRSMYKLFESKDELLAATLEESASAYVAALLPAADDDRPPRARILHVFEQAEAQAGAADFQGCRYLVAQIELKDPNHPASRVARGVKDNVTAFFRAEAEQGGARDPELLARQLILVFDGASARAGIKVDTQGGLLAPTVVTLLDAAGVR